A genome region from Pleurocapsa minor HA4230-MV1 includes the following:
- a CDS encoding alpha/beta hydrolase has translation MQQDESLVDSADISKFFRNFVAKWTPERDLTFVQLRSRLAQSAEYPRWTRVMARTWQMIYREPIRYELSSLTQPTLLVIGLEDRIALGRIYVSPEVGKTIGNFPELGRFAAKTIPNTTLVELSGIGHIPHHEVPEQFEQAVLNFLTQ, from the coding sequence TTGCAACAAGATGAATCACTCGTCGATTCGGCTGATATTAGCAAATTTTTCCGTAATTTTGTCGCCAAGTGGACTCCAGAGCGAGATTTAACCTTTGTACAACTTCGTTCTCGTCTTGCCCAAAGTGCCGAATATCCTCGCTGGACTCGTGTGATGGCGCGAACTTGGCAAATGATTTATCGAGAACCAATTCGCTATGAATTATCTTCACTAACTCAACCAACGTTATTAGTAATTGGCTTAGAAGATCGAATTGCCCTCGGACGAATCTATGTTAGTCCAGAAGTGGGAAAAACAATCGGCAATTTCCCTGAATTAGGGCGTTTTGCAGCCAAAACTATTCCCAATACCACGTTAGTAGAGTTGTCGGGAATTGGTCATATTCCCCATCATGAAGTCCCAGAACAGTTTGAACAAGCTGTCCTCAACTTTCTCACTCAATAA
- a CDS encoding SDR family NAD(P)-dependent oxidoreductase has translation MDRRTFIATALVSGASVSAYGLFNQKFPANAKQPTFISAQASEQPVVLITGTSSGIGKASAIAFARQGYHVIATMRRLKALLNQGMIFNFFS, from the coding sequence ATGGATCGTCGCACTTTTATCGCAACTGCCCTAGTATCGGGGGCTTCCGTATCAGCTTACGGGTTATTTAATCAAAAGTTTCCTGCTAATGCTAAACAACCAACATTTATCAGTGCGCAAGCATCTGAACAACCAGTCGTTTTAATTACAGGTACGAGTTCGGGTATTGGTAAAGCTAGTGCGATCGCTTTTGCTCGTCAAGGCTATCATGTTATTGCAACCATGAGACGACTTAAGGCGTTGCTGAATCAAGGTATGATTTTTAACTTTTTCAGTTGA
- a CDS encoding GNAT family N-acetyltransferase produces MSNTTIPQTTIRQATESDFETMLPVFLSAITPEENYVFTTNASREDIFAYWFAPNITSYVIEVEQTIAGMAKLTPNFRELGSHVANLCMVIDSTYQHQGIGKTLAQYCLEQAKQQGYQAVQLNLVVSTNKSAIAMWQKLGFSIIGTSPKAFKHKQFGYVDINIMHRFLRD; encoded by the coding sequence ATGAGTAACACTACAATCCCTCAAACAACCATTCGCCAAGCAACAGAATCAGATTTTGAGACAATGTTGCCCGTCTTTCTCTCAGCCATTACACCCGAAGAGAATTACGTTTTTACTACTAACGCCAGTCGTGAAGATATCTTTGCTTATTGGTTTGCACCGAATATTACCAGTTATGTTATCGAGGTAGAGCAAACTATTGCAGGTATGGCAAAACTAACTCCTAATTTTCGAGAACTTGGTTCTCACGTAGCCAACCTCTGCATGGTAATCGATTCTACTTATCAACATCAAGGTATCGGTAAAACTCTTGCTCAATATTGTTTAGAACAAGCAAAGCAACAAGGCTATCAAGCAGTGCAATTAAATTTAGTTGTCAGTACTAACAAAAGTGCGATCGCGATGTGGCAAAAATTGGGTTTCTCGATTATTGGCACTAGCCCCAAAGCTTTTAAACATAAACAATTCGGCTATGTAGATATCAACATAATGCATCGATTTCTAAGGGACTAA
- a CDS encoding DUF29 domain-containing protein, with product MSSSDIDTEYDAWLIEQSQLLRDRTFEKLDIENLIEELESLVRGEKSAVESLAINILTHLFYCQYWKAEHKSINHWQAEITSFRYQLLNKLSTNLKNHLIARWGIINQRASKIARLKTGLEMLENLYSLEQVLDENFLPQ from the coding sequence ATGAGTAGTTCAGATATCGATACTGAATATGATGCCTGGTTGATCGAACAATCCCAATTACTACGCGATCGCACTTTCGAGAAGCTAGATATTGAGAACTTAATCGAGGAATTAGAAAGTTTGGTCAGGGGAGAAAAAAGCGCGGTTGAAAGTTTAGCAATAAATATATTGACCCATTTATTTTATTGCCAGTACTGGAAAGCAGAACATAAATCTATTAACCATTGGCAGGCAGAAATAACTTCTTTTCGCTATCAGCTTCTGAACAAACTTAGCACCAATCTTAAAAATCATTTGATTGCCCGATGGGGAATTATTAATCAAAGAGCTAGCAAAATTGCTCGTTTAAAAACTGGTTTGGAGATGCTAGAAAACTTATATAGTCTCGAACAAGTTTTAGATGAAAACTTTCTGCCTCAATAA
- a CDS encoding type 1 glutamine amidotransferase domain-containing protein, with amino-acid sequence MSQKVLLILTSHDTLGNTKKETGFYLPEVTHPEAVFDRAGLEVVYVSPQGGKAPMIGIDREDPINKAFLEDVHKVTKIENTLHPSQINPSEYDAIFYAGGHGTMWDFPDNPELAEITTAIYDRGGIVGAVCHGSAGLVNLQLSNGSYLVAGKKISCFTNEEEAAVGLTDVVPFLLESKLIERGATIEKAANFQKKVVTSDRLVTGQNPVSAAGVGEGMVKLLKKLSAKVAA; translated from the coding sequence ATGTCTCAGAAAGTTTTGCTGATATTAACCAGTCACGACACTCTTGGTAATACAAAAAAAGAAACAGGTTTTTATCTTCCAGAAGTTACTCACCCTGAAGCAGTATTCGATCGCGCAGGTTTAGAGGTTGTATATGTCAGTCCTCAAGGTGGTAAAGCACCTATGATTGGAATCGATCGCGAAGATCCAATTAATAAGGCATTTTTGGAAGATGTCCATAAAGTTACCAAAATCGAAAATACATTGCATCCCAGTCAAATAAATCCATCGGAATACGATGCCATCTTCTATGCTGGCGGACACGGTACGATGTGGGATTTTCCAGATAACCCAGAATTGGCTGAAATTACCACAGCAATTTACGATCGCGGTGGTATTGTCGGTGCTGTCTGTCACGGATCGGCAGGTTTAGTTAATCTTCAGCTTAGTAATGGTAGTTATCTAGTTGCAGGGAAAAAAATATCTTGTTTCACTAATGAAGAAGAAGCAGCAGTAGGTTTAACCGATGTTGTTCCCTTTTTACTCGAATCAAAGCTAATTGAGCGTGGTGCAACTATCGAAAAAGCAGCCAATTTTCAGAAAAAGGTAGTAACTAGCGATCGCCTGGTAACAGGACAAAATCCAGTCTCAGCAGCAGGTGTCGGCGAAGGAATGGTGAAGTTACTGAAAAAACTTTCAGCAAAAGTTGCTGCCTAA
- the bla gene encoding class A beta-lactamase, whose product MIKRKVWLCIFCLSLLTVSYTGSNANTIKSDRDSQTNVPKEVVTSNTGNENELRSRIEQIAQTAQGRVGATATVLETGQSVLFLNEKQRFPMQSVYKFPIAMAVLAQVDRGKLKLDQKVRIEESDANPDSTVLEQNSQGKEFSLTELLKYAVSESDNTSSDALLRLIGGGKVVTQYLQSLGVNEMVVANPEKEIQQDKTLQLQYRNYATPDAAIVLLRALHEGQGLSKSSQALLLQLMTESSTGPKRIKGLLPEGTVVAHKTGTSSTVNGVTAATNDAGLVTLPNGHHLAIAVFVSDAQADEATREAVIAKVSKVAWDELNK is encoded by the coding sequence ATGATTAAAAGAAAAGTATGGCTTTGCATATTTTGCTTGTCTTTATTAACGGTTAGCTATACAGGCAGTAATGCCAATACCATCAAGAGCGATCGAGACAGCCAAACTAATGTACCGAAGGAAGTCGTAACATCTAACACTGGTAACGAAAACGAATTACGCAGTCGTATTGAGCAAATCGCTCAGACTGCTCAAGGGCGTGTTGGGGCTACAGCTACAGTACTAGAAACTGGACAGTCGGTATTATTCCTTAACGAAAAGCAGCGATTTCCGATGCAAAGCGTTTATAAGTTTCCCATTGCAATGGCTGTGCTAGCTCAGGTCGATCGAGGAAAATTAAAACTAGATCAAAAAGTTCGTATTGAGGAAAGTGATGCTAACCCAGATAGTACAGTTCTTGAGCAGAATTCCCAAGGGAAAGAGTTTAGTCTAACTGAACTCTTGAAGTACGCGGTTTCTGAAAGTGACAACACATCTTCTGATGCGCTGTTACGACTCATTGGTGGGGGCAAGGTTGTGACACAGTATTTGCAAAGTCTTGGGGTAAATGAAATGGTTGTTGCAAATCCAGAGAAGGAGATACAGCAAGACAAAACATTGCAATTGCAGTATCGTAACTATGCAACACCTGATGCAGCTATCGTTTTATTACGCGCCTTACATGAAGGACAAGGGCTTTCAAAATCTAGTCAAGCCTTATTGCTGCAATTGATGACAGAAAGTTCTACAGGCCCAAAGCGGATTAAAGGATTGTTACCCGAAGGAACAGTTGTAGCGCATAAGACTGGTACATCAAGCACTGTTAATGGAGTGACGGCTGCAACCAATGATGCAGGACTCGTGACGCTACCGAATGGTCACCATTTAGCGATCGCAGTGTTTGTATCAGATGCTCAGGCTGATGAGGCAACCCGCGAAGCAGTAATCGCCAAGGTGTCTAAAGTGGCGTGGGATGAATTGAACAAATAG